In one window of Cryptococcus neoformans var. neoformans JEC21 chromosome 7 sequence DNA:
- a CDS encoding expressed protein, with protein MSSSLPPHDPSIETPQSKLSATGNIEQATRRVNRFAKRDPALYPLAFIMTGIFGVAGYMFWKKSVEPEPVKKLVSTGIVNPWDSSDKLDTYPSSVAQFKYRYKTRDGHYEDAHPTLNQSMQHLKDNNPHKYRTA; from the exons atgtcttcttctctccctcctcatgATCCCTCT ATTGAGACCCCTCAGAGCAAGCTTTCAGCCACTGGTAATATCGAACAGGCCACTCGAAGGGTCAACCGATTTGCCAAGAGAGATCCTGCCTTGTACCCTCTCGCCTTCATCATGACTGGTATCTTTGGTGTTGCCGGTTACATGTT ctggaagaagagcgtcGAGCCCGAACCAGTTAAGAAGTTAGTGTCAACCGGCATTGTCAATCCTTGGGATTCTTCCGACAAGCTTGACACATACCCTTC CTCTGTCGCCCAATTTAAGTACAGATATAAGACTCGAGACGGCCATTACGAGGATGCCCATCCCACTCTTAACCAGTCTATGCAACAT TTGAAGGACAACAATCCTCACAAGTACCGAACCGCCTAA
- a CDS encoding opsin 1, putative, with the protein MDYFAEFRPTTTISVNPPGGTNTHHPGPHHSHHLPLPTAPFPSATPRFLHATRVGHVSVWVFTALFIAGLVVALVLTSRTQKKNRLFHGISAVILTVSALTYMSLATHIGSTFVPIYGPPGHHEPLVHFFRQVFSIRYIDAAITGPLTILALSRLAGVSPATALSAALAQLVVVYSAWAASVGGGWPWGKHGKGAGTKWAWFAVADLAFLAVWTVLLAKGRKASVHRARPTQGLFYLLSSMIILIHIGQGVIWILTDGINLISVNAEIISYGIMDVAAKIGFTHLLLLLHKSDEEGPWTLPAWWAEDPEGAGPDGRGIYGAVTSVGSD; encoded by the exons ATGGATTACTTCGCAGAGTTCAGGCCTACCACTACCATTTCTGTCAACCCTCCCGGGGGCACAAACACCCACCACCCGGGTCCTCACCATTCTCACCATTTGCCCTTGCCCACCGCACCTTTC CCATCAGCTACCCCAAGGTTTTTACATGCCACTCGTGTCGGCCATGTCTCAGTCTGGGTATTCACTGCATTGTTCATCGCCGGTTTGGTGGTTGCATTGGTCTTAACTAGTAGGactcagaagaagaaccgTTTATTCCATGG TATCTCTGccgtcatcctcaccgTCTCCGCCTTAACCTACATGTCCTTGGCGACCCATATCGGATCCACCTTTGTTCCCATTTACGGTCCTCCCGGTCACCACGAACCTCTCGTTCACTTCTTCCGTCAAGTATTCTCGATCCGCTACATTGACGCTGCCATCACTGGTCCTCTCACCATTCTTGCTCTTTCTCGCTTGGCAGGAGTCAGTCCCGCTACAGCGTTGAGTGCCGCTCTCGCCCAGTTGGTTGTAGTATACTCTGCTTGGGCTGCAAGTGTCGGTGGCGGTTGGCCGTGGGGTAAGCACGGGAAAGGTGCGGGGACCAAGTGGGCTTGGTTCGCAGTTGCCGATCTTGCATTCTTGGCCGTCTGGACCGTGCTTCTCGCCAAAGGTCGAAAAG CCTCCGTTCACAGAGCTCGCCCTACTCAAGGCTTGTTCtaccttctctcctccatgATCATCTT GATTCACATCGGCCAAGGCGTCATCTGGATCCTCACTGACGGCATTAACCTCATCAGTGTTAACGCTGAGATCATCAGCTACGGTATCATGGACGTTGCCGCCAAGATCGGTTTCACTCACCTTCTTTTGTTGCTTCACAAGAGCGATGAGGAGGGTCCTTGGACCTTGCCTGCTTGGTGGGCTGAAGACCCTGAAGGTGCCGGACCCGATGGTCGAGGTATCTATGGGGCTGTTACCAGCGTTGGTTCTGACTAG
- a CDS encoding kynurenine 3-monooxygenase, putative: MAQERSKIPSHVLILGGGLAGTCFALALSKSGIRSTIFELRSDPGDIGGALMLAPNALRVLDKLVGVYEEIKDNGFSFEKLNFYSEDGMKLGGFAQGDQERWGYKALRIKRPILHKKLLEACAASDKIDFKYGMIWKSIDESETGVMIHFEDGTRTSGDILVGCDGIHSRLRNYLLPDPPTPTYAGLAGIGGEVSRSSLDIPPYMTLPAFIYTRPGMVMLVPCDFSGESIGWAAQKSVPDRTRSGWREYEESGDAIKGIKEDYKDVQNETLQSLLKVASEEAGQARVWAPYQIPRLPTWHSKRICLIGDAAHAIPPSGGQGAAQAFEDGGLLSMFLSNEEAVGKGYEKLFEQFEKKRKKRFEIVESLTKASGSSRQEGMTGLEWFIKKWGMWAYLLTKGGYMKDDALMSYDVTKESVVVPS; this comes from the exons ATGGCCCAGGAACGATCCAAGATACCTTCTCACGTCCTCATCCTAGGTGGCGGTCTTGCGGGCACTTGCttcgccctcgccctctccaAATCCGGTATCCGGTCAACCATCTTTGAGCTCCGTTCTGATCCGGGCGACATTGGCGGCGCCCTGATGCTGGCTCCCAACGCTCTTCGCGTCCTTGACAAGCTTGTAGGCGTCTACGAAGAGATCAAGGACAATGGTTTCAGCTTTGAGAAACTGAACTTTTATTCAGAGGACGGGATGAAGCTCGGTGGATTCGCCCAGGGTGATCaagagagatggggatACAAGGCGCTCCGAATTAAGAGGCCTATCTTGCACAAAAAGCTTTTGGAGGCGTGTGCGGCAAGCGATAAGATTGACTTCAAATACGGGATGATCTGGAAGAGCATCGACGAGAGTGAGACGGGAGTAATGATCCATTTCGAAGATGGTACTCGAACATCAG GTGACATCCTAGTCGGCTGTGACGGTATTCACTCTCGCCTCCGAAACTATCTTCTCCCTGACCCCCCTACGCCTACGTACGCCGGCCTCGCAGGCATTGGCGGCGAAGTCTCTCGCTCTTCACTGGACATCCCTCCCTACATGACCCTCCCCGCATTTATTTACACCCGTCCCGGCATGGTCATGCTTGTTCCCTGCGACTTTTCTGGCGAAAGCATCGGCTGGGCCGCCCAAAAGTCTGTACCGGATAGGACTAGGTCTGGATGGAGAGAGTATGAAGAAAGCGGCGACGCTATCAAAGGGATCAAAGAGGACTATAAGGATGTTCAGAACGAGACCCTCCAGAGCTTGTTAAAGGTTGCTAGCGAGGAAGCTGGACAAGCAAGAGTTTGGGCCCCGTACCAAATCCCTCGTCTCCCGACTTGGCATTCGAAGAGAATCTGTTTGATAGGTGATGCGGCACATGCCATCCCACCTTCAGGCGGTCAAGGTGCAGCCCAAGCTTTCGAAGACGGCGGTCTCCTATCTATGTTTCTCTCCAATGAAGAAGCGGTCGGGAAGGGTTATGAGAAATTGTTTGAGCAgttcgagaagaagaggaagaagaggtttgaGATCGTCGAATCGCTCACCAAGGCGAGTGGGAGTTCGAGGCAGGAAGGGATGACGGGCTTGGAATGGTTTATCAAGAAGTGGGGAATGTGGGCGTATCTCCTCACGAAGGGTGGTTACATGAAAGACGATGCGTTGATGAGCTACGATGTGACCAAGGAGAGTGTAGTTGTACCCAGTTAA
- a CDS encoding Acyl-coenzyme A oxidase I, putative, protein MERANPPFNVRKLSIKMHGSEKALVLKERFMAEIARHPAFKLSDIHDLSKDELRERTMEKFASMVYFVTNESLEVFNLRMQLIGIADPSFWTRFGVAYGLFLGALRSGATPNQLSYWIDRGVLGLNGVIGCFAMTELAHGSNVAGLETTATFDRETDEFIIHTPHLGATKWWIGGAASTATHAAVFAQMIVDGKKYGVKTFVTQLRDTKTFQLLPGITIGDIGKKMGRDGIDNGYIQFTYVRVPRAHMLMKHTQVSRDGVVTEPALAQLTYGALLGGRTSMVTDSSNSAKKALTIAVRYAAVRRQFATGKNQLETQILDYPIHQRRLMPLLAQAIAIGFTGLKLTKMYEDMTQSLDTMDPSDPNLNEILDKLKETHATSAGLKAFCTWACLDTIDKCRQSCGGHGYSAYSNFPTMYADFAVQCTWEGDNTILSLQAGRSLVGAWGAAIKGKHLVSGVAYLNDRSILTAKSDSSLTLSDIKRAWNCVAANVIKKAAEEYVSYLKAGKSKEVAMEMCSQSRFIAAKVHTVGYIFTMFKEAVEDMEESAETEILRTVAKLYGLWQIEEQQGYFLKYGYFTAEQMDKVQTSVDGLCAEVRTIAVPLVDAFALSDHILNSPLGKYDGSVYESYFSQVQAANPLPKEHPYFTRLIKPLLERQNAEMEDPEQAMGLDDELKEIEEERREAAKGKEGKVRKEDY, encoded by the exons ATG GAGCGGGCCAATCCTCCATTCAACGTACGGAAGCTTTCAATCAAGATGCATGGATCCGAAAAAGCCTTGGTCTTGAAGGAAAGATTCATGGCTGAG ATTGCAAGACATCCTGCTTTTAAGCTCTCCGATATTCATGACCTTAGCAAGGATGAACTTCGAGAACGTACTATGGAGAAGTTCGCCTCCATGGTATACTTTGTGACGAACGAGAGTCTTGAAGTCTTCAATCTAAGAATGCAG CTAATTGGGATTGCGGACCCCTCATTTTGGACTAGGTTTGGTGTTGCGTACGGCCTATTCTTGGGCGCTCTTCGAAGCGGTGCTACGCCCAACCAGCTTA GCTACTGGATCGATCGCGGTGTACTAGGGCTCAACGGCGTCATCGGCTGCTTTGCCATGACCGAGCTCGCACATGGTTCCAACGTCGCCGGCCTCGAAACCACCGCCACATTCGACCGCGAGACCGATGaattcatcatccacacTCCTCATCTTGGAGCGACCAAATGGTGGATCGGTGGCGCCGCTAGTACGGCCACACATGCTGCTGTGTTTGCGCAGATGATCgtggatggaaagaagtaTGGCGTGAAGACTTTTGTAACTCAACTGAGAGATACCAA GACTTTCCAATTGCTGCCGGGCATCACTATCGGTGATattggaaagaagatgggcaGAGACGGTATCG ACAACGGTTACATCCAGTTCACTTACGTCCGTGTTCCGCGAGCACACATGCTCATGAAACACACTCAAGTGTCAAGGGACGGTGTCGTCACTGAGCCT GCTCTTGCCCAATTGACATATGGTGCTCTCCTTGGCGGACGAACGTCTATGGTGACTGATTCAAGCAACTCTGCAAAAAAA GCTCTAACGATTGCTGTCCGTTACGCCGCTGTTCGCCGACAGTTCGCGACTGGCAAAAACCAACTCGAGACTCAGATCTTGGATTACCCCATCCATCAACGACGCTTAATG CCCCTTCTAGCCCAAGCTATCGCCATTGGGTTCACTGGATTGAAATTGACAAAGATGTATGAGGACATGACCCAATCTTTGGACACGATGGATCCCTCTGAT CCGAATTTGAACGAGATTCTcgacaagctcaaggagaCTCACGCTACTTCTGCTGGCCTCAAG GCGTTCTGTACTTGGGCCTGTCTAGATACCATAGACAAGTGCAGACAGTCCTGCGGTGGTCATGGGTACTCAGC TTACTCAAACTTCCCTACCATGTACGCTGACTTCGCTGTTCAATG TACTTGGGAAGGTGACAACACTATCTTGAGCTTGCAGGCCGGCCGTTCACTCGTAGGGGCTTGGGGAG CCGCCATCAAAGGCAAACACCTTGTCTCTGGAGTTGCGTACCTCAATGACCGATCCATCCTCACCGCCAAATCCGATTCGtccctcaccctctccgACATTAAACGCGCCTGGAACTGCGTTGCAGCGAACGTTATCAAAAAAGCTGCTGAGGAGTACGTCTCCTACCTCAAGGCTGGCAAATCCAAGGAAGTCGCTATGGAGATGTGCTCTCAGTCAAGGTTTATCGCTGCAAAGGTGCATACCGTGGGGTATATTTTTACAATGTTCAAGGAGGCTGTGGAAGATATGGAGGAAAGTGCTGAGACGGAAATCTTGAGGACGGTGGCAAAGTTGTATGGTCTTTGGCAGATTGAAGAGCAACAGGGCTACTTCCTGAAAT ACGGCTACTTCACAGCTGAACAGATGGACAAGGTCCAGACGAGCGTTGACGGCCTCTGTGCTGAGGTCCGCACTATAGCAG TTCCACTCGTCGATGCTTTTGCCCTTAGCGACCACATCCTCAACTCACCCCTGGGCAAATATGACGGTTCGGTCTACGAATCTTACTTTTCGCAAGTACAAGCGGCCAACCCTCTGCCCAAGGAACACCCGTACTTCACACGACTCATCAAGCCGCTCTTGGAGAGACAGAAtgcagagatggaggacCCCGAGCAGGCAATGGGATTGGATGATGagttgaaggagattgaagaggagagaagggaggcggcgaaggggaaggagggcaAAGtaaggaaagaagattatTGA
- a CDS encoding hydrogen-exporting ATPase, putative translates to MMGLKNRKNHKKDPEAGDAETEAKRQEEDKKKKYSGEEYDVLLKYVADQQEKIKKGGDDEGKEDEENVKYIRKWYTPWKKTKVETGGKKVPPDWLNTDRQKGLSSSEIEERRKHSGWNELESPNENQFLKFISYFRGPILYVMELAVILSAGLRDWIDFGVIIGILFLNAGVGWYQEKQAGDIVAQLKAGIALKTVAIRDGKEEEIEARELVPGDILVLEEGKTIAADAKIIGDYEDKDGSKSKDILDRVEKSKHSKKGDDDDEDDGPDKGPSLCSVDQSAITGESLAVDKFIGDVAYYTCGVKRGKCFGVVTVSAKGSFVGRTASLVSSSNEKGHFQIVLGGIGTTLLVMVVAFIFAVWIGGFFRGTGIATPRENNLLVYALIFFIIGVPVGLPVVTTTTLAVGAAYLAKRKAIVQKLTAIESLAGVDILCSDKTGTLTANKLSLNEPYIAPDVDPNWFMAVAVLASSHNVLGLDPIDKVTIVGLKDYPKAQEMLKGGWKTHKFTPFDPVSKRITAEVEKEGKHYTCAKGAPNAILKLTKFDPDTVSAYRAQSQQFASRGFRSLGVAVKEDGKDWELLGMLCMFDPPRIDTAKTIGEAHDLGIQVKMLTGDAVAIAKETCKQLGLKTNVYDSEKLIGGGMAGSDIRDFVEAADGFAEVFPEHKYQVVNLLQERGHLTAMTGDGVNDAPSLKKADCGIAVEGASDAARTAADVVFLDEGLSTIITAIKVARQIFHRMKAYIIYRIALCVHLEVYLMLSILILNETIRVDLVVFLAIFADVATIAIAYDRAPYAHQPVEWQLPKVWIISTIMGLLLAAGTWIIRATLWIDNGGIVQNFGSTQEILFLEVALTESWVIFITRLAQEPGTPNVWPSFQLVAAVIGVDALATIFALFGWISGDAPHGGWTDVVTVVKIWCFSFGVVIIILLVYLMLNSIRWLDSIGRKSRSKKNEKLENFLTDLQRLTIVHETDHNGSYYRFASTKKDEEGGDNGKKDDKKDEAKSGDTKKQEGNAKKGDNEKKKDDSEGEKGATGGEKGDGNGDKGLSDHTGKGHEHAQAQNKGAKEVQPDGTQPKSDDQSSEGTHVDPN, encoded by the exons ATGATGGGGTTGAAGAACCGCAAGAACCACAAGAAGGACCCAGAGGCTGGTGATGCTGAAACAGAGGCTAAGCgtcaggaggaggacaaaaagaaga AGTACTCCGGTGAGGAGTATGATGTGCTCTTGAAGTACGTTGCAGACCAGCAAGAAAAAATCAAGAAAGGgggggatgatgaagggaaggaagacgaagagaacGTCAAGTATATCAGGAAGTGGTATACCCcctggaagaagacgaaggtGGAGACTGGAGGCAAGAAG GTGCCGCCAGACTGGCTCAATACCGACCGACAAAAGggtctttcctcttcggaGATTGAAGAACGTAGGAAGCATTCTGGCTGGAACGAGCTTGAATC CCCAAACGAAAACCAGTTCCTCAAATTCATCTCCTACTTCCGAGGGCCCATCCTTTATGTTATGGAACTCGCTGTTATTTTGTCTGCAGGTCTTCGAGATTGGATTGATTTCGGAGTCATCATAG GTATTCT GTTCCTAAATGCTGGTGTTGGTTGGTATCAGGAGAA ACAAGCCGGAGACATCGTAGCTCAACTCAAGGCTGGAATCGCCCTCAAAACGGTTGCTATTCGAGacgggaaagaggaagaaattgaGGCTCGAGAGCTTGTTCCCGGTGACATCTTAGTTCTCGAAGAAGGCAAGACCATCGCCGCTGATGCAAAG ATTATTGGTGACTATGAAGACAAAGATGGTTCCAAG TCGAAGGACATCCTTGATCGCGTAGAAAAGTCGAAGCATTCTAAGAAAGgtgatgacgacgatgaggatgatggaccGGACAAGGGCCCATCCCTCTGTTCCGTTGATCAGTCTGCTATCACTGGAGAGTCTCTTGCTGTGGACAAGTTTATCGGTGATGTCGCTTACTACACGTGTGGTGTGAAGCGTGGCAAGTGCTTTGGAGTCGTCACTGTCAGTGCCAAGGGAAGCTTTGTCGGTAGGACTGCCTCACTTGTGTCCA GTTCCAATGAAAAAGGTCATTTCCAGATTGTCCTCGGTGGCATTGGTACAAC GCTTTTAGTTATGGTCGTtgccttcatcttcgctgTTTGGATTGGTGGCTTCTTCCGAGGAACTGGTATCGCTACCCCTAGAGAGAACAATCTTCTCGTTTATGCCCTTATTTTCTTTATCATTGGTGTGCCTGTCGGTCTTCCTGTCGTCACGACTACTACTCTTGCCGTCGGTGCTGCCTACCTCGCCAAACGAAAGGCTATCGTCCAGAAGCTTACCGCCATCGAGTCTCTGGCTGGTGTCGACATACTTTGTTCCGACAAAACGGGCACTCTTACTGCCAACAAGCTTTCCTTAAACGAACCATACATCGCGCCCGATGTCGACCCCAATTGGTTCATGGCTGTCGCTGttctcgcttcttctcacAACGTTCTCGGTCTTGACCCTATTGACAAGGTCACCATCGTCGGCTTGAAGGACTACCCCAAGGCTCAAGAGATGCTCAAGGGCGGATGGAAGACCCACAAATTCACTCCTTTCGACCCTGTTTCCAAGCGAATCACTGCcgaggttgagaaggagggcaaGCACTACACTTGCGCCAAGGGTGCTCCCAACGCCATCTTGAAACTCACCAAGTTCGATCCTGACACTGTGTCCGCCTACCGAGCCCAATCTCAACAATTTGCGTCTCGTGGTTTCCGAAGTTTGGGTGTCGCGGTCAAGGAAGACGGCAAAGACTGGGAATTGCTCGGTATGCTTTGTATGTTCGACCCCCCTCGTATCGACACTGCCAAG ACGATCGGAGAAGCTCATGACCTAGGTATCCAAGTCAAGATGCTTACTGGTGACGCCGTGGCTATCGCCAAGGAAACTTGTAAACAGCTCGGCCTCAAAACCAACGTTTATGACTCTGAGAAACTCattggtggtggtatggCTGGTTCTGACATCCGAGACTTTGTTGAAGCGGCGGACGGTTTTGCCGAAGTCTTCCCCGAACACAAGTACCAGGTCGTTAACCTTTTGCAGGAACGTGGCCACTTGACTGCTATGACTGGTGATGGTGTCAATGACGCTCCTAGTTTGAAAAAGGCCGACTGTGGTATTGCTGTCGAAGGTGCCAGTGATGCCGCTAGGACTGCTGCCGATGTTGTCTTCCTCGACGAAGGTCTTTCTACTATCATCACTGCCATTAAGGTCGCTCGGCAGATTTTCCACCGAATGAAGGCGTATATCATCTATCG TATTGCTCTTTGTGTCCACCTTGAAGTGTATTTGATGCTTTCCATCCTTATTCTCAATGAGACTATCCGTGTCGACCTCGTTGtcttccttgccatctTTGCCGATGTCGCTACCATCGCCATTGCCTACGACCGAGCTCCTTACGCTCATCAGCCTGTTGAATGGCAGTTGCCCAAGGTCTGGATCATCTCTACCATTATgggtcttcttctcgcagCGGGTACCTGGATCATTCGAGCTACTCTATGGATTGACAACGGAGGTATCGTCCAGAACTTTGGCTCAACTCAGGAAATTCTCTTCTTGGAAGTTGCGTTGACCGAAAGCTGGGTTATTT TCATCACTCGATTGGCCCAAGAGCCTGGTACCCCCAACGTCTGGCCTTCATTCCAGCTTGTGGCTGCAGTAATTGGTGTCGATGCCTTGGCTACCATCTTTGCCCTTTTCGGTTGGATTTCGGGTGATGCTCCTCATGGTGGTTGGACCGATGTTGTCACAGTTGTCAAGATCTGGTGCTTCAGTTTCggcgtcgtcatcatcatcctccttgtcT ACCTCATGCTCAACTCAATCCGCTGGCTCGACAGCATCGGCCGTAAGAGCCGgtccaagaagaatgagaagCTTGAAAACTTCCTCACCGATCTTCAGCGTCTCACCATCGTGCACGAGACTGACCACAATGGTTCCTACTACCGATTCGCCTCTACtaagaaggatgaggagggcggcgacaacggaaagaaggatgacaagaaagatgaagccAAGTCTGGCGACACCAAGAAGCAGGAAGGTAATGCaaagaaaggagacaatgagaaaaagaaggatgacagTGAGGGAGAAAAGGGCGCTACCGGCGGAGAAAAGGGTGACGGTAATGGAGACAAGGGGTTGAGCGACCATACCGGCAAGGGCCATGAGCATGCCCAAGCTCAGAATAAGGGCGCGAAGGAGGTTCAGCCAGATGGCACTCAGCCGAAATCGGATGATCAGAGCAGTGAGGGGACGCATGTTGACCCCAATTAG
- a CDS encoding serine/threonine-protein kinase orb6, putative, with product MSYRPSQQQQPGPSNFQQQQQHMLNPQNMAGPGRTSPMPTVPQVSQPNIGQPGSMRPGEGPTPAVAQANAGGQIQGNGAEGLGSLASDKGPDYVYFERKPGQFSEAVQGKAMGAKMKLELFYKEAVEGVVGRKERRTALEKQLAADALTPDSLKARQLINLGRRESNYLRLRRTRIGLDDFRTVKVIGKGAFGEVRLVQKADTGKIYAMKTLRKNEMFKKDQLAHVRAERDVLAESNSPWVVQLYYSFQDTQYLYLVMEFLPGGDLMTMLIKYDTFSEDVTKFYMAECILAIEAVHNLGFIHRDIKPDNILIDSLGHIKLSDFGLSTGFHKQHDSAYYQRLLGGGDVSGSNRHSQTAAGARNSVMVNAINLTMTSKQDIATWKANRRKLAYSTVGTPDYISPEIFLQQGYGKECDWWSLGAIMFECLVGYPPFCSENAHDVYKKIIDWRNYLFFPDDVHLSREAEDLIRRMLCEADRRYTVEQLKAHPFFYGVDWATIREIDAPFVPHLRSITDTSYFPTDELDQVPDIPVGAETGSDAKKDLAFLGYTFRRYEML from the exons ATGTCGTATCGCCCAAgtcagcaacaacaaccgGGCCCATCAAATtttcagcagcagcaacagcatATGCTGAACCCTCAAAACATGGCAGGTCCAGGCCGTACATCGCCCATGCCCACCGTCCCACAGGTTTCTCAACCCAATATTGGTCAACCGGGCTCCATGAGACCCGGAGAAGGACCGACTCCTGCTGTAGCACAAGCTAATGCAGGTGGACAGATTCAAGGCAATGGTGCAGAGGGCTTGGGATCACTCGCGAGTGATAAAGGACCCGACTACGTGTATTTTGAGCGAAAGCCTGGGCAATTCTCGGAAGCTGTTCAGGGAAAGGCGATGGGTGCGAAAATGAAGTTGGAGCTATTCTACAAGGAGGCCGTTGAAGGTGTGGttgggagaaaggagag ACGAACGGCGCTCGAAAAGCAGCTCGCAGCTGATGCTCTCACTCCTGATTCCTTAAAGGCCCGTCAGTTAATCAATCTCGGCCGTCGAGAGTCAAA CTATCTCCGTCTTCGACGCACCCGAATTGGCCTTGACGACTTTCGTACTGTCAAGGTCATTGGTAAGGGTGCATTCGGTGAAGTCAGACTCGTCCAAAAAGCCGACACTGGTAAAATATATGCTATGAAGACTTTGAGGAAAAATGAAATGTTCAAAAAGGACCAG CTTGCGCATGTTCGAGCTGAGAGGGACGTGCTTGCCGAGAGCAATTCCCCTTGGGTCGTGCAACTATACTACTCTTTCCAGGACACGCAGTATCTTTACCTTGTCATGGAGTTCCTCCCCGGTGGTGACTTGATGACTAT GCTCATCAAATATGACACTTTCTCGGAGGACGTCACCAAGTTTTACATGGCCGAATGTATCTTGGCTATTGAGGCTGTACACAATCTTGGTTTTATTCATCGTGACATCAAACCCGATAACATCCTCATTGACTCACTGGGTCACATCAAGCTCTCTGACTTCGGTCTTTCCACTGGTTTCCACAAGCAACACGACTCTGCCTACTATCAGCGTCTTCTCGGCGGGGGCGACGTTTCTGGCAGCAATCGACATTCTCAAACTGCCGCTGGGGCTCGAAATAGTGTTATGGTAAATGCGATCAACTTGACGATGACTAGCAAGCAGGATATTGCTACCTGGAAGGCGAACAGGAGGAAGTTGGCTTATTCCACTGTCGGAACTCCTGACTAT ATTTCCCCGGAAATCTTTTTGCAGCAGGGTTACGGGAAGGAATGTGATTGGTGGTCCCTTGGTGCTATCATGTTTGAGTGTCTTGTCG GCTATCCTCCCTTCTGTTCTGAGAATGCTCATGATGTCTACAAGAAGATCATCGACTGGAGAAATTACTTGTTCTTCCCAGATGATGTTCATCTCAGTCGAGAAGCCGAGGATCTGATCAGGCG GATGCTTTGCGAGGCTGACAGAAGGTACACCGTCGAACAACTTAAAGCCCACCCT TTCTTCTATGGTGTCGACTGGGCAACCATACGCGAGATTGATGCCCCCTTCGTTCCCCACCTCCGATCTATCACCGATACTTCCTACTTCCCCACCGACGAACTCGACCAGGTTCCGGATATCCCTGTCGGAGCCGAAACCGGAAGCGATGCGAAGAAAGATTTGGCGTTCTTGGGTTATAC CTTCCGACGATACGAGATGCTGTAG